From the genome of Balaenoptera ricei isolate mBalRic1 chromosome 13, mBalRic1.hap2, whole genome shotgun sequence:
GTAAAAATGAATAGATCTTTGCCCCGATTAACACAGAGTCTGGTAGAGGGGATGTAAACAACTCAATACAATGTTGTAAGTGTTATAGTATAGTTGAAAATTAAGTTCTTCAGGAACACAGATGAGGATACAAATAATTTGGCTGCGGTTTGGATAGGGCAGGGATGAGGCAGAGCTTTCACAGCGGAGGTAGCTTTTGGGTAGAACCCTTGTAGGCTGAATAGGAAtttgtcagatggagaaagagaagggcATTGAGAACATgcatgaaaagacaagaaaataacatgaaagagaaggacattgagaacatggatgaaaagacaagaaaataacaAACAGTCTCGTGTAGGCAGCACAGGGCAAATTGTAAAAAGAGATGAAGCCAAAAAAGTTAAGGTAGGATCTAGTTGTGAAGATCTGCCATACCGTGCTAAGGATATTGGACTTCAGGCATCCTGTGGTACTGAGTGAATTTCTGACTTAACTCTAACAGGAGCTTTTGTCATATTTTAAGTATGAGGTTTAtctcattctttcattccttcagAGCTGAACTGTAATAGGACACCAAGCTGAAAGGAATGACAGGTGCTggccttaaagctcagtttacTGTTTTTTAAGGAGGTAGGAGTTTTCTAAGGAAGGGCAGGTAAAGTGCTATAGAAAAATGTGACATTTGAAATGGGCCTTGAAGAGTAGGGAAGATTTGGACGTCTCATTTATATTTTGATTAAGATGAGTTGAAGATACAATTTCTTGCATTTCTCGTAACTATTTGCAaggtagcattttaaaaataaaggaaaaacacgTAGTAGTTTCAATAGGCATTGATtaaaatgacagtggtcattaaTGTGGTGTTGAAATAAGTAAGTGCAAGAAAAGACTTCTTTTCCAGTCTTCATTGCTAtgtttcttcaggaaaaaaaaaaaaaacccatacatTTCTGTACACTTAAGAGCATCTTAGACATAGTTCTCAAACAATTGTTGAATTAAACTGAAAACTTCTGGGTTTATTTGAATTCTAGTCCTTAAacaacacataattttaaaataatggtgtaatatagagatttaaaaaatagtgtgTTCTGGGGAAAACTAGCAAGATGAGAAACAAACACCGAGTTACAGATCAATCTAGAATCACAAAGCTATGGCATTTCCTATACAGATAGAAAGCTTATTTCTAATGTTGTGTTAATGTACCAGTTACATCCACCTTGGCTATGCAAGTCAGTCTAGAGGCTGATTAAAGCATAGAACAGAGTGCATTCGAATGGAATGTAGAACTGCGGAAAATCTGGGATAAAAAAACAATGGAACTAAAGATATATAGAAGCAGCACTTCGAGAACTCCCTGAGGTATAATCTGAGCCACTGCCACATTCTTATTTACAGCATTGATGAAGTGCTTATACTGTAAGGCTTTCAACAAATTTAAGTAAACATTTCTCTGGAGGAATTCACAGCCAAAGTAATGCCTAGAATTGGAATCACAGCATCTCTAAGTATTTACAAGACAGGAGGCTGATGAACAGTTTATGACCTAAAGTATTATGCCAGTCATATTTTGCCATTTATACGCCTATGGGTTATGAAATTAGGATTCCTGCTGCACATTATTGCAgtccttataatttttttttttttttaaccagggaACATGCAACTTATCAACTTTGAAACAATCATCAAGGGGACTGATGTTTTTGATTACTGAGCAGTAATTGCAAGTTTCttaataaacattgtgaaaatcattttcttctttagaagTACAACATTCACAAAACTCAGAATTGActgaagataataaataaattgttctcaaagcagaggaaaaagaaaaacaacatttaCAAAATTTATTATGTGTGACTCAGAACTGTATGATTATTCATGCCTACAATAAACAGAATAGCTgaaacatataatttttatctttaagtAGTGGCAGTCACAATATTGGGAAAGACAACTCCACAGCGCATATGAAAACTTTGTTTTTCTACAGTCTTAAAATGAAGATTAATAATTTATCTGGATAATAGTTTctacacacttttttttcctgaaatattcAGATCATTAAGTACCAGTGCCGTCCTTTCCCAAAACACACTTCATGAGTGAAGTGGAAACCTGATTTTTCAATGCCACTGGGGTCATTAAGAGCATTTTGGGAAGTTTTTCCGCACACGGAGAGCTTTGGTTTGGTGTTTACAGAACTACACGGTTTTACTGGACAAGACGCTCGGGAGAAACTGTGGAGAAGTCGCTTCTGAGGAAAACACAgagttttagaattaaaaaaataaagttgtttccgttcacaaatttaaaaaaagagattctgACTTTTCTCATTAATTCTACCACAGGGAAGACAAAGTTTCGATCAGCTGCAACACTGGCAATAGCAAAGGGCGCTAAAAAGAGACAAAGTAACGGTCCCAGGCGCTCGGTGCTTTGAGGGAGAGCGACTACTTGGGACTCGCGGGAGTGCGGTGGCTGGGGGCGTGGCCTAGGCCTGGGCCATGGGGGCGGGAGCGGGGCGTGGTCTAGGTGGGCTAGCCCTGAGGCTAGGGCCGAGGCCAGGCCTCAAGGGGCGTGTCAGGGGCGTGACCGAGGCGGGCTCGGGGGGGGCGCGGTGGGGCGGAGCCACCTTGCGCCTGCTAAGAGACCCGAGTCTGGCCGGAGCCTCTGACAGATTCCCTCAGATCGCTGTCATGTCGTTCACGCAGCGCGCGCCTCAGGTTGTGGAGCTCGGGGAGCCTGCTTCCCCTTTACCGCCTCCTGACGACCCTGATTCCCCACCACCCCGTAGTAAGCGGCCCCGTCTTGAGGAGCCCGGTGGTGTTTCTGAGGCGGGGTGGAGGCTGCCTTTGGTGCCTCGCTTGTCTGAGGCGGAAAAAGTCTGGGAGTCGTCGGCCAGACCCTTCAAGGCGCTCCTGGTTTCAGCTAAGGAGATTTTTGATAACTCCACAGACTCGCGTGTGGAGAAGTCTGTCGGTGAGAGGCAGATGTGTAATCTGGGATGCCGAAATAGCAGGTTTGAGATGAAGAGTTGTTCGCGGTCTCTCCCCTCACAAAGTTTAGATTGTGGTTTGAAGGCTTCTGGAACGTCTTGTGAACCAGGGCTGTATGACAGAGAGTCCTTCGGTGTGCATTGCAGTGATAGATCTGCAACAGAGGCTGGTCAGCTGCCCAACGCCTCTATACATGATGGACAGGCAATTAAAAACGAGGATGGAAAACGATATTTACTCCAGGGGAGAGACAATAGCCAGGAGGACAACAATTGCGCAAAACAGacagaaaattcatttttagATGTTACCTTTTACAAGGAAACCAAATCAACGTTTCATGATATTAAGAGCAGATGTAAAGCTGACAGCGTTATGCcatcaaataaaaaagaaaatagcatttcAGCATCCACactaaaaatatcaaaatctcAAACCCAGCCCagcatggaaattggcaaacccAGCTATTTTAGAGATTGCAGCACGATAAGTATCCCTGAGTTTCCAACTGATTTAAATAGCAAAATGTCTTCTGTctatttaaaggaaataatgaagaaaaatgacaaaaatgaggCATGTGTGAGGGATTTCACAAACATTCACTGGTCTCAAAATAGACCTGATGTTAAGAAGCAAAAGTTACAGGATGATAAAAAAACTGTGgatgcagaaaatattttttctgaatgTTATGGAAGTAACCACCAGTCACTCAGCAACCGAAGTGTTTGTGTGAGAAAAAAAGACTTGATCAGTTTACACTACTATAATCACTGTAGTATCAAGTCTGATGCAATGGACTCTGCAAAGAATTTCACTATAAAACTAGAAAATGCAAATTGGGAAGAGGCAGAAAAAtgcctggacagctacatatctACCAGATTGGAAAAATTGAAAAGCTGGGACCGTaacattattttgagaaaaaataggaaaaattgtTGGATTATGGATAGTTACAAAACTAAAtgtgaaaatatgaaaacaactgGAGAAATATTGAATTTGCAACAATTATTAGAAACAGATCTTTtaagcaaagaaaattatcacAATACAGAAGTCATGAAAACACATGAAGGAAAATCAGAGCCTCTCATGATAGAAACACTGGGTAGTCAAAAagctttaataaaaattttttggttAAAAGGTAAAGGAGAAAACGATAATATGCTACAGTTGAGATGTTACACTACACAAAAAGACTTTCATTTAAgcagtatttttgaaaatttcattacaggaattttttatttccttaaaagtaTTTCAGGAaatcaaaaagataataatatCTTAACCTGGTATGGAATTTTGAAGTGTAAAAATCAAATTGATGTTCAAAATCTAATAACTAGGAATATGAATGTCAAtagaaataatgatattttaagcATATATTTACAAACCAGTGTTTTAGACCTTCTAAATACTATATTGAAAACCAACATAACATCTTTGCTCAATAACTTTGACTCTTTAACAATAATTGAAAATGATTCTAAATTAGAAGAGGGATGCATTTTCAAATGGGTAATATATTTGAATTATCCAAAAAACGTTACAGTGAAAAAACTTATCAGTTCCTCCAGTATGACGATTAAAAACACACACTTTCCAATTTttgaaacatatgaaaaaattccCCTTTTAATGGACTTTGATGACATCAATGAAATTTTTTTGACAAAAGAAATTAGTTACAAGAATAGGAGTTGTCCTGAACGACTCATGAGTGTGGGAAACTGGGTGCACTGTagtcctaaaactgttaaaaCACATGTTAAGTCTTGTCCTCAATTTATACAGATCcagaaatatattaataaaaaaactTATGAAATAAATATGCAGAACCAAGATTTATATtctgaaggaaaacaaaagcataatAAGATCAacagatttaattttaaatgcatatttgaaGATTTCTTCAATATTAGGCAACAGGCTATACAGGCAAGCCACGACAAAAAACACAATGAACAAACCGATCTGACGACTATAACCCCGGTGCTAACTTTTGGGGACTTGATAAGTgaagttgaagaaaaaaaatatgacttAATTTTGAAGGAGGAAGTAAAAGTCACAGCACAAAGTTTAACAAACAGTTGCCAAGTTCATGAAGATATTAagatagaaaaggaagagaaaaagagtttTTATTCAAAGGAAGGCATATTTTTTGTGCAACCAGTTTCATTAATGAGTAAGAAAGTAGGTGTGGAAGAAACTAAATATGTTAATCGAAATAATGTAGCTGACAGAAATGAATCTGAGAATATTTTTCAAGAAAGTGAGTTAGCTAAATCAAAGCATTTTCATCCAAAGAATGACTCTTCAGAATGTTTTAATCTTCAATTTGAAACTCATTTGAGTGTAGGGAACAATGAATGTTTTCAGGACTTATCTGCCAAGTGTTTATCAAGAGATGCTCTGACAATAGTAAATGATTTTGAGATGAAGAGTAAATTTGATTTAGTACTTGAAGAACTTCATATGTTTCATGAAATTAGTACGGAAAATGAAATTCTAAGCACTGTGGAAACCAACAATGGGCAAGAAAATTACTTTGTAGAAAATAATGATGTTGAGGAGGTAAAAACGGAGATTAAAAAAGGTTTGAAAATGggtacagaaaacaaaatatgttCATCTTCTTTGCTCTGTGATACGATAGCAGGTCCTAATACGCATAAAAAACACCAAAAtttgtttaaatggaaaaaagtacCCAAAAATGGAGAACAGGAAGTTCCTAATGAATATTGCTGTCTAAGAACATCAGAGGAAGAATTACTCTATTCTACTTCTAAGGAAGGtatgaaattagttttaaaatatactttctgagttaaaagaaaatgcttttttttttttttttctgtgtgggcCAAATATAGAATTTTGGCAAAAAAGAAGATAAGGTATAAGACAATGTTTAttgatgcattattatttttctataaagggtTGTTCAAACATTAAATAATATACTGAAGTTGATGGGAACAagtgatgaaatttttaaaaggagcttTGAAATATCCTGTTTTACTTACCTAAATATTCGGAGCcaatgggaggaaatattcctgaaaaagtaatttttttatagtattaacattttatataaaagttaCTTTTTGCTATAACACATTGATCTTTATTTTTAGGTTGTGAAAAACCTTCACCTGAAAGACCAGCTTTTTTCTCTGAtgaatttaaggaagaaaaatgtaattatttagtGAAGGGAGGTaagatttttagttattttctataATACTTTCTAAGATGACTATTGCGTTTTTGTACTTTTAGCCTGAGGAAAATATACTTAGGGTgttaacaaataaatacaaagattTAATACTTTTGTAAACATTAATAATTTACTGATGCAAATTCCTATAGTTAAAAATtggctaaaaattaaaatatcatttagaaTGTAATTAGAAAATGCACTCTAAAACTGTTTAAATATTTGCAGTGATGCATTGCAATAACTATATGATAAGATAGGTGTTTTATATATACCTAATATACACATCTAATGTATGTAACATTAAttagcaaaaatgaaaaaggcatTTATCTAAGTTGGATTTATGTTGATGTTACTCccaattataaatttattatcattgttttctATTCTTGAAAGATTATGAAGCTCTTTATATGTACATTTTATGTAgtgattttgaaagaaattagcatcatttacatatattaacatgATTTAGGACTATGGCATTTAAACTTTTGCTTACTATAAAAAATCAAACTGAAGAAAAGTTAAACAACTAACCTTATCCTTTGCCTAAGAGGTGTTTAATAACAGAATAAGACACACTAAGTCTAACACCTGTTCTAACTTGTAGTACCAATGGGGGTGAGGTAAGAGTTGGATTAAAATTAGGGAATTATTTTCTGAATAACTACGTTTTCATTTGGTCAGAAATTGCTGGTATTACACAATAAGACTAGATCTAGAAATAATAATCATGTAGGTGAAGTATATTTACCAAAATACCTTCAGTCATGCATCATTTCTCAAAGCATTTCTCCTGGCTTCTCATCAGTAGAATTGCTGTCCCTGGTACTTTTATTCAGTCACTTCAGAATTGcataatttcctcttttcttagCTTACAATgaaatactcttaaaaattaatcCAAGTCCTTGGAAGATCAAAAGCCCATGGGAAATTTCTTCTCCCAcgaataaaggaaataattaaaggaACAATACTCTCTAAGACTAAAAGCGGGATGGTGGAATTGGCCTGAAAAGGATAGGGGTTGTTTCTTCTaggacaggaagaaaggaagaaattgggTTTAGGAACATATTCTCTGATAGAATAAAGGAAGATTAGGGAGCACAAACCCATATTGTCATCATGATGTTAATTGTGATAATAAAAAGGATATTTGAGGCAGATTAAAGTATGTgcctaaatggggaaagaaatgTTACACTTGTTGGAAATATCTGAACCCATGATACTCTATTGTGGCTTCACAAGGAAAAGTTCCTCCTTGTcatgaaatatgaaaaataacgTGTGAGGTCAGCCAGAGTTATTTAATACTATGTTAGGATCGTTGTCTTGCATCCACTTTCAAAGTGCATAAAAATGGAATGATCTTCCTGAGGCTTGTTAAAATCCATAATGTAAGGGAAAAGTTGGGAGATA
Proteins encoded in this window:
- the RAD51AP2 gene encoding RAD51-associated protein 2 codes for the protein MSFTQRAPQVVELGEPASPLPPPDDPDSPPPRSKRPRLEEPGGVSEAGWRLPLVPRLSEAEKVWESSARPFKALLVSAKEIFDNSTDSRVEKSVGERQMCNLGCRNSRFEMKSCSRSLPSQSLDCGLKASGTSCEPGLYDRESFGVHCSDRSATEAGQLPNASIHDGQAIKNEDGKRYLLQGRDNSQEDNNCAKQTENSFLDVTFYKETKSTFHDIKSRCKADSVMPSNKKENSISASTLKISKSQTQPSMEIGKPSYFRDCSTISIPEFPTDLNSKMSSVYLKEIMKKNDKNEACVRDFTNIHWSQNRPDVKKQKLQDDKKTVDAENIFSECYGSNHQSLSNRSVCVRKKDLISLHYYNHCSIKSDAMDSAKNFTIKLENANWEEAEKCLDSYISTRLEKLKSWDRNIILRKNRKNCWIMDSYKTKCENMKTTGEILNLQQLLETDLLSKENYHNTEVMKTHEGKSEPLMIETLGSQKALIKIFWLKGKGENDNMLQLRCYTTQKDFHLSSIFENFITGIFYFLKSISGNQKDNNILTWYGILKCKNQIDVQNLITRNMNVNRNNDILSIYLQTSVLDLLNTILKTNITSLLNNFDSLTIIENDSKLEEGCIFKWVIYLNYPKNVTVKKLISSSSMTIKNTHFPIFETYEKIPLLMDFDDINEIFLTKEISYKNRSCPERLMSVGNWVHCSPKTVKTHVKSCPQFIQIQKYINKKTYEINMQNQDLYSEGKQKHNKINRFNFKCIFEDFFNIRQQAIQASHDKKHNEQTDLTTITPVLTFGDLISEVEEKKYDLILKEEVKVTAQSLTNSCQVHEDIKIEKEEKKSFYSKEGIFFVQPVSLMSKKVGVEETKYVNRNNVADRNESENIFQESELAKSKHFHPKNDSSECFNLQFETHLSVGNNECFQDLSAKCLSRDALTIVNDFEMKSKFDLVLEELHMFHEISTENEILSTVETNNGQENYFVENNDVEEVKTEIKKGLKMGTENKICSSSLLCDTIAGPNTHKKHQNLFKWKKVPKNGEQEVPNEYCCLRTSEEELLYSTSKEGCEKPSPERPAFFSDEFKEEKCNYLVKGGGNFSYGISRVLPLKTCSRPIRIGLSRKAKLKRLHPYLQ